One stretch of Tachysurus fulvidraco isolate hzauxx_2018 chromosome 12, HZAU_PFXX_2.0, whole genome shotgun sequence DNA includes these proteins:
- the ctsba gene encoding cathepsin B isoform X1: MRMKSLILLCLASALAVCCARPRLRALSHEMVNYINKANTTWTAGHNFGNVDYSYVKQLCGAMLKGPKLPVMVQYAGDVKLPKNFDPREQWPNCPTLKEIRDQGSCGSCWAFGAAEAISDRICIHSNGKVSVEISSQDLLTCCSDCGMGCDGGYPSAAWDFWATEGLVTGGLYNSHIGCRPYTIEPCEHHVNGSRPPCTGEGGDTPNCDKQCEPGYSLSYTQDKHYGKQAYSVPSDEKQIMQELYKNGPVEGAFIVYEDFLMYKSGVYQHVTGSQVGGHAIKILGWGEENGTPYWLAANSWNTDWGDNGYFKILRGVDHCGIESEMVAGIPK; the protein is encoded by the exons ATGAG aaTGAAGTCCCTGATTTTGCTGTGCCTAGCCTCAGCCctggctgtgtgttgtgctcgtCCACGGCTACGTGCGCTCTCCCATGAGATGGTCAACTACATCAACAAAGCAAACACGACATGGACG GCTGGACATAACTTTGGCAATGTAGATTACAGCTATGTGAAGCAGTTGTGTGGAGCAATGCTCAAGGGACCAAAACTTCCAgtcat GGTTCAGTATGCTGGAGATGTGAAGCTTCCAAAGAATTTTGATCCCAGGGAGCAGTGGCCTAATTGCCCGACTCTAAAAGAAATCCGAGACCAGGGGTCATGTGGGTCATGCTGG GCTTTCGGAGCAGCTGAAGCGATCTCTGACAGAATCTGTATCCATAGCAATGGCAAAGTGAGCGTGGAGATCTCCTCTCAGGACCTGCTGACCTGCTGCTCTGACTGTGGCATGGG ATGTGATGGAGGATATCCTTCTGCTGCTTGGGATTTCTGGGCTACAGAGGGTCTCGTGACAGGAGGACTCTATAACTCTCATATAG GATGCCGTCCATACACCATTGAGCCATGCGAGCACCACGTAAATGGTTCTCGTCCTCCGTGCACTGGGGAAGGTGGAGACACGCCGAACTGTGACAAACAATGCGAACCCGGCTACAGTTTATCTTACACTCAGGACAAGCACTATG GAAAACAAGCCTACAGCGTTCCATCTGATGAGAAGCAGATCATGCAGGAGCTCTACAAGAATGGCCCAGTGGAGGGAGCGTTCATCGTATACGAGGACTTCCTTATGTACAAGTCTG GTGTTTATCAGCATGTCACCGGTTCTCAAGTAGGAGGTCATGCTATCAAGATCTTAGGCTGGGGAGAGGAAAATGGGACCCCTTACTGGCTGGCTGCCAACTCCTGGAACACCGACTGGGGTGATAACG GTTATTTCAAGATCCTGAGAGGTGTGGACCACTGCGGCATAGAGTCTGAGATGGTGGCTGGTATCCCCAAGTAG
- the ctsba gene encoding cathepsin B isoform X2, protein MKSLILLCLASALAVCCARPRLRALSHEMVNYINKANTTWTAGHNFGNVDYSYVKQLCGAMLKGPKLPVMVQYAGDVKLPKNFDPREQWPNCPTLKEIRDQGSCGSCWAFGAAEAISDRICIHSNGKVSVEISSQDLLTCCSDCGMGCDGGYPSAAWDFWATEGLVTGGLYNSHIGCRPYTIEPCEHHVNGSRPPCTGEGGDTPNCDKQCEPGYSLSYTQDKHYGKQAYSVPSDEKQIMQELYKNGPVEGAFIVYEDFLMYKSGVYQHVTGSQVGGHAIKILGWGEENGTPYWLAANSWNTDWGDNGYFKILRGVDHCGIESEMVAGIPK, encoded by the exons aTGAAGTCCCTGATTTTGCTGTGCCTAGCCTCAGCCctggctgtgtgttgtgctcgtCCACGGCTACGTGCGCTCTCCCATGAGATGGTCAACTACATCAACAAAGCAAACACGACATGGACG GCTGGACATAACTTTGGCAATGTAGATTACAGCTATGTGAAGCAGTTGTGTGGAGCAATGCTCAAGGGACCAAAACTTCCAgtcat GGTTCAGTATGCTGGAGATGTGAAGCTTCCAAAGAATTTTGATCCCAGGGAGCAGTGGCCTAATTGCCCGACTCTAAAAGAAATCCGAGACCAGGGGTCATGTGGGTCATGCTGG GCTTTCGGAGCAGCTGAAGCGATCTCTGACAGAATCTGTATCCATAGCAATGGCAAAGTGAGCGTGGAGATCTCCTCTCAGGACCTGCTGACCTGCTGCTCTGACTGTGGCATGGG ATGTGATGGAGGATATCCTTCTGCTGCTTGGGATTTCTGGGCTACAGAGGGTCTCGTGACAGGAGGACTCTATAACTCTCATATAG GATGCCGTCCATACACCATTGAGCCATGCGAGCACCACGTAAATGGTTCTCGTCCTCCGTGCACTGGGGAAGGTGGAGACACGCCGAACTGTGACAAACAATGCGAACCCGGCTACAGTTTATCTTACACTCAGGACAAGCACTATG GAAAACAAGCCTACAGCGTTCCATCTGATGAGAAGCAGATCATGCAGGAGCTCTACAAGAATGGCCCAGTGGAGGGAGCGTTCATCGTATACGAGGACTTCCTTATGTACAAGTCTG GTGTTTATCAGCATGTCACCGGTTCTCAAGTAGGAGGTCATGCTATCAAGATCTTAGGCTGGGGAGAGGAAAATGGGACCCCTTACTGGCTGGCTGCCAACTCCTGGAACACCGACTGGGGTGATAACG GTTATTTCAAGATCCTGAGAGGTGTGGACCACTGCGGCATAGAGTCTGAGATGGTGGCTGGTATCCCCAAGTAG